The window CAAGCTGCAGCACATCTTATTCCACTTGTTTGATCAGCTGGTCTCCATTTGACAACTGCTCAGATGAAAACATGCAGCCACGCAGCCCCTTTTCAGgcaagactggacacccctgttcATGGTTTTTTAttgacagtatttttaaaatttactgAGGCGCTTAATACCGTTTGAGAAAAGGTGCGCTGTTGTGCTTTTGCTCAACCGCTAATCTGAAAGCTGTGACTACTGACGCTCAACAGGACTTGAACAGAATATTATTAGTTGTTTGTTATGTAATATTagttaatataaaattacagtaGTAAATACAACCCAGTTTGAATTCTATAATCTCGTGCGGAAATTTAAATTAGCTAAGCGTTAAAGACCCGTTCAGGGTCTTAGTTAGTGTTAGTGTATTGTTATGGAATAGACCAggagtgtcaaactcaaccacaaaATGAGCCATATTAAAATGTCCGTGAGCCAGAGAACATCTGTATTTCGTTTCATTTTTGCAAAATAAGCGCTTGAAGACCTTACAATTGCACGAAATATtcaaaacagaaatgttttcaGGAGGAACCtctttttaaccttttaaatcttttttttttttgcttgaacTACACACTtagcatcctttctttgctgcaagttaaTTCTTGGGCTCAGTTTTTTGAGCTGCTGAACTAACGTGAACCGTTTGTATCAGCTGAACCTCATTTAGTTGTTTGGTGATGTGACTGGTTTGGAACTGTGTAGAGTTGAGCTGTAACCGCTGTTCCATGGATTGTTGTTGGGGAAGGGTTGTCGAAGCGCACATTACggtgcagtgcatgctggagaATGTAGTGCAGCGCGTTGTGAACggattttacattaaaatacgTTTGCGGGCCTGATTAATGTTTCATACATGGGCATTAGACGAACTGCCTATGAAATCAGCCAATTGTAGAGCAGGAGGCGGGATTAGTCTGAATACAGGTGGGAAAAAATGCCCACCGTGTGTTAAGTTAGCGCGTACAGTTTCCATGGCACGTCTTGGTGTTAACGACGCGTTGCCacaaacagcaaagagaaaaaagacaccAAGCGTTGCGTTGGTTAAACTAAACCGGGTAGGTGCACATCTtggttaaaaatgcattaaggATCATGAATATAAATGCAATTCAAGCTTACTAGATTATTTTCCTCCCTTTTGATTTTGAATAAGCGCTTTAGGTCGTTTCTTGTTGTGTTGAGGAAAAACGGCCATGTTCCCTCCTGTGCTTTAGTCTAAACTTCCCCGAAATGTTTAACTTGAACACAGTTTTGATGCATTTTCTGAACACGGTGTGATCAAACGAATCGAttcatattttttccatttaagcGCAGATGACCGAATTGCATCAGGCAGCAGCAGCGGGAGATTATGATCTCGTGCAAGAAATTGTGAAAAGAAATAAGTGCAATCCCAACCAGAAGGACAGTGACTGGAACAATAAGACACCTCTGCACTGGGCAGCGGCTAAAGGTAGGCCGGACTACTGACACTGTAAACAACTCTCAgctatatataatgtatgtgtgtgtgtatgtatatgtatgtgtgtctatatatatatatatatatatatatatatatttatatatatatatatatatatatatatatatatatatatatatatatatatatatatggatgtgtgtgtatctatctatctatatatatatatatatgatgcaCCTTTCCTGAACAGGATCATATCTGCTttgaaatgacaaagaaaacattggtgaacaTCAGAAGCATAAGTGGGCTTTAAGAATGAATTTCCTCTTAAGAATGATTGGTGACAGAAGCCCATTGTCATCATTATTTAATGCAAacttaaaatgacaaatggaTGGCAtacactattagaaataaaggttctgtgcaggaacattttttgttcatcaaggtacaaacaatgtaaatgttccctcaaaggtacaacagtggttttaaggtccagttgtgaaccttaaatacgtttttccaggtgaaaaattcgtatttgtaccatttcataaccaagtgttttaaaacagagcaataaacttaaaagcctggagatgaggcGTCAATACAActgagaaaatataatttcagtatATTATGGTAAagttatgttccttgactaaaggtaccACGCCAGTGATGAGAGAGGTACTGCcgcagtgacagttttgtatcTGTATTTCTGAGAATGTATGAACAGAACACAGAACGGCACCCACCCATGATACTGACTCGACTGCTGTTTACTATGCTATTTTTTCCTGTTACAAAAACAATTACAAATCTGAAGCACAGATTCTGATATTTTTAACCATGTCTTATTTTAGGTCAGACAGAAGTAGTTAGGATACTGATTGAAAATGGAGCAAGATCTTGTCTTCGAACTGATAATGGATGGACACCTGCCCACTTTGCTGCGGAGTCAGGAAAGCTTCCAGTGCTGCGATATTTGCATTCAGTTCGTGCCCCCATAGACATGGTGGACTGCTCTGGAGACAGACCTATCAGGATTGCTGAAATCTATGGGCATAGAGACTGTGTTCAATTCCTTGAAAAGTAAGCTGTCTTTCAAAATGATACACTAAACCTTTTAGCTCTTTAGCAAATATTCAATGAAGAGTGGAATCACTTTATAAGCTATAACATTAAGGTGCAGCTGTCAATGATTGTTACAGAGCAGAAACTGAGTGCAGGGACCACCGGCGTATGGCACTTCTAAAAGGTCTCCCCCTAGATGAGACTGATGATGACtgggaggaagaaagaagagaagtgGACCAGCAGAAAAGGGCAAGGAGTCAGAAAAAGTTATGCTTTGTTTCTAcgaaaaagaaagacaagtgCGAAAGTCCATAAATGCAAGTAAACTGACAGATTCTCTTGGCAttacaaacaatattttaatcataaaataaaaggaaattaCAGATAAACTCACCACATTGTCCACACAATATCAATCACttatacagtggggaaaaaagtatttagtcagtcgccaattgtgcaagttctcccacttaaaaagatgagagaggcctgtaattaacatcataggtagacctcaactataagagacaaaatgagggaaaaaaaattagaaaatcacattgtctgatttttaaagaacttatttgcaaataatggtggaaaataagtatttggtcaataacaaaagttataTATTCTTGGCAATggcagaggtcaaacgttttcggCAAGtttttacaaggttggcacacaccgctgctggtatgttggcccattcctccatgcagagcagtgatgtttttgggctgtcggcgggcaacacggactttcaactccctccaaaggtttgagatctggagactggctaggccacaccaggaccttgaaatgcttcttacgaagccactcctttgttgccctggcagtgtgcttggtatcattgtcatgctgaaagacccagccacgtttcatcttcaatgctcttGCCGATGGAAgaaggtttgcactc is drawn from Pygocentrus nattereri isolate fPygNat1 chromosome 10, fPygNat1.pri, whole genome shotgun sequence and contains these coding sequences:
- the LOC108428713 gene encoding ankyrin repeat domain-containing protein 66 isoform X2 encodes the protein MTELHQAAAAGDYDLVQEIVKRNKCNPNQKDSDWNNKTPLHWAAAKGQTEVVRILIENGARSCLRTDNGWTPAHFAAESGKLPVLRYLHSVRAPIDMVDCSGDRPIRIAEIYGHRDCVQFLEKAETECRDHRRMALLKGLPLDETDDDWEEERREVDQQKRARSQKKHKVTEDWK
- the LOC108428713 gene encoding ankyrin repeat domain-containing protein 66 isoform X1; amino-acid sequence: MTELHQAAAAGDYDLVQEIVKRNKCNPNQKDSDWNNKTPLHWAAAKGQTEVVRILIENGARSCLRTDNGWTPAHFAAESGKLPVLRYLHSVRAPIDMVDCSGDRPIRIAEIYGHRDCVQFLEKAETECRDHRRMALLKGLPLDETDDDWEEERREVDQQKRARSQKKLCFVSTKKKDKCESP